The following nucleotide sequence is from Nesterenkonia xinjiangensis.
TGTTTTGCACCACACAATCACGCCGATTATGCTTTGTCCAAGACAAATTCTTCGTACCTCTCATACCAATGACGCAATAATCGTGGTCTCGGCGACCAGGAGGAGGGACCGTGGAGGTCCATCAGGCGCGCGCGTTCCTCACAGTCGCTGAGGAGCTGCACTTCGGCCGGGCAGCGTCCCGGCTGAAGATGGCCCAACCGCCGCTGAGCCGGCTCATCAAACAGCTCGAGAGGTCACTGGGGACGGAGCTCTTCGAACGCAGCACCCGCCATGTGGCCCTGTCCTCTGCCGGCCGGGCCCTCCTCGAGCCAGCCCGCAGGCTCGTCGAGGCCTCGGAGGAGGCCGAACAGGCGGTGCGCAATGCGCTCACCGGGGAGACCGGCCGGGTCCGGGTGGGCTTCGCCGGAGCCTCGATCAACAGGAAGGTCGGCGAGCTGGCGCGGCAGGTCCGCGCAGCCCGACCCGGGCTGATGCTGGAGCTCTACAGCTCCCAGTTCTCCCACCTGGGGCTGGAGCGGGTGCTGGACGGCTCCCTGGACCTGGTGATCGGCCGGTGGGACTTCCTGCCCGCCGAGGTCGACTCTGCCGTCATCGCCCTGGAGGAGGTGATGGTCGTCCTGCCGGCCTCGCACCCGCTGGCCTCCCAGTCCGCGGTGGACATGAAGGACCTCTCCGATGAACCGTGGATCACCCTTCCGGGGGGCGTAGGGGCCGCGCTGCAGAACCGCCTGAACTCCCTCGCCATGGCCGCAGGCTTCGTGCCTCGGGTCGTCCAGACCGCCCCCGACTCTTGGACTCAGGTCGTGCTCGTCGGCGCCCAGATGGGGTGCGGGATCAGCCTCGACTCCGTGCGTGACAACGTCTCCTCGGACGGCGTCGCGTTCTCCTCCATCACCTCGGAGGATCGCCCGCTCGAAGTGCGGATGATCTGGCGTCACGCGGACGACAACCCCGCCCTGCGCGCCGTCATCGAGATCGCCGAGGCGATGTTCCCCGACCCCCGCACGGAGGAATCCCCCAGCACGCAGCCGTGAGGGCTCATGGGTAGCTGTACCAGCCGCGGCCGCTCTTCCTGCCGTACCGGCCGGCTTCATAGAGATCGGTGATCATCGGGTGGGGCAGGCTCTCAGGGTCTCCTGTCTGCTCGTACTCCGCCTGCCGGATCATGTGCACCACATCGACGCCCACCAGGTCCATGAGCTCGAAGGGGCCCATGGGGTGGCGCAGTGCGGTGCGTGCCGCGGCGTCGATGTCCTCGAAGTCGGCCACACCCTGGTCCAGCAGGCTCAGCGCCTCCTGACGGATGGCGTTCAGCAGCCGGTTCGCGACGAAGCCGGGGATCTCCTTCCGCAGCGTCACCAGCGTCTTGCCCAGAGCCCGTGTGAACGCGGCGGCGCGCTCCATGGTCTCCGGCGACGTCTGCGGGTGCGGGACCAGCTCCACACACTCCATCACCAGCGCGGGGTTGAAGAAGTGCAGGTTGCAGACCCTCTCGGGGTGCTCCACGGCATCAGCCACCCGGGAGGAGACGATGTTGGAGGAGTTCGTCGCCAGGATGGTGCCGGGGTCACAGACGGCGTCCAGTTCGCTGAAGATGCGGCGCTTGATCGTCAGGTCCTCCACGGCGGCCTCGATGACGATGTCGCTGGCGGCCGCGGCGGCATCGCGGTCCGTCGTAGTCCCGAGGCGCTCCCAGGCCGCGGAGACCTGCGCCCGGGAGCGCCTCCCCTTCTCGACATCGCGGTCGAAGCGTCGGCGGAGCTGCTCGGCGGCGGCGTCGAGCTGCTCCTGAGCGATGTCGACCAGGTGTGTGCGGAAGCCGGCGAGCGCGGCGACCGCCGCGATCTGGGACCCCATGGTGCCGGCCCCCACCACGGTGACCGTCTCGATCCCTGCGGCGTCGGCCGGCGTCGTGCTCTCCTCGGTGGTGCTCTCCTCGGTCTGTGCTCTCACGTCTGGTCTCCTCCTCGGTCTTCTCGGCCCTGCGGGGCAGGTCGTGCTGGCTGCACCACGTGATGCGTCGTGTAGTCGGGGCGACGCTTCTCCTGGAAGGCGGAGGTGCCTTCGGCACGTTCCCCGGTGCTGTAGAGCACGGACTGGGCGAGCCGCTCCAGAAGCATGCCGGTGGCGGCGTCGGCGTCGAGGCCGTGCCGGATGATCGTGGTGGCCAGCTGGACGGCGAGCGGGCCGCGGGCCATGATCTGCTCCGCCACGCTGCGGGCCTCGTCGAGCAGCGCCTCCGGAGCGACGACGCCGGTCACCAGGCCCGCCTGTAGGGCCTGGTCCGCATCCAGGCGCCGCCCGGTGAGGATCATCTCGGTGGCGCGACCGGCGCCGATGAGACGAGCCAGCCGCTGGGTGCCTCCCGCGGCCGGGATGATCCCCAGTCCCGTCTCGGGAAGGGCGAAGCGGGCCGCGGTGGAGGCCACCCGAATGTCGCAGGCGAGGGCGAGCTCGAGACCGCCCCCGAACGCGTAGCCGTTGACGGCGGCGATCGTCGGCTTCTCGACGGACTCCACCGCGTCGTAGAGGCGCTGCATCGCCGCGCGCAGACCGTCCTCCGGCACACGGCGGGCGAGTTCCCTGATGTCGGCGCCGGCGACGAAGGCCTTGTCCCCGGCACCGGTGAAGATGATGGTCCGGACGGAGTCGTCCCATCGAAGCTCCTCCAGCGCGTCCGCCAGCTGAGCCAGCACGTCGCTGTCGAGAGCGTTGCGCACCTCGGGGCGGTCCACGGTGATGGTGCCGATCCCGCCGTCGATGCTCAGCGTCAGGGCCCCGGCCCGGCGGTGCTCATCGTGCCTGCTCTGGTGATCCATGGATGATTCCCTCTGCTCCCTGGTGTCGACATCAGTGTGCTGCGAAGTCATCGTGCTCCTTCCGTGAAGGTCTCGGGCCCACCGTGGCGAGGCGTGTCGTCTTCGGGGTTCTGGTCGGCCGACGGGGTCAGCTGGTCCTGCCCGCGGCGGAGGTGCGCCACGGCGACGACCCCGACGACGACGGCGAGTCCCGGAAGGGCGAGCGCACTGTCACTCAGAAAGAGCATGAACCCGCCCGCGCCCAGCAGCAGCCGCACCGGCAGGCTGATCCGGCGCTCGACCCCGACCAGCCATCCGCCGATCGCGCAGGCGATGGCGTAGACGGCGACCAGGCTGGCCAACAGGGCCAGGGCGACGTCCACGAAGCCTGCCTGAGCCACCAGTGCCGGGTTCAGCACGAAGCCGAACGGGACCACGTACTTCACCGCGCCGAGCTTCATCGCAGAGATGCAGGTGGCCATGGGGCTGGACCGGGCGATCCCCGCTGCGGCGAACGCGGCGAGCCCCACCGGAGGCGTGATGTAAGAGACGGAGGCCCAGTAGATGACGAAAAGGTGGGCCGCGATGGGGTCCACCCCCAGGGCGGTGACCGCGGGGACCATGACGATGGCCAGGAACACGTACGCGGCGGAGATCGTGAGCCCCATGCCCAGGATGAAGCAGACCACAGCGCTGGCGATGAGGATCAGCAGCAGGTTGTCACCGACCACGGCCACCAGGTCACGGGAGAGTGAGAGAGCCACTCCGGTGGCGGAGAGGCCTCCGAGGAACAGTCCGACGCCGGCGATGATGGCGATGATCTGGGCCAGCGTCTTGCCGACGTCGAGGACCATCGCCAGCCATTCGCGAGGTCCGAAGTTCAGTCCGGGCTTGATGAGGGCGATGATCAGGAGCACGCCCACCACCCAGTAGGGCACCTGGGACTCGGAGCCGGAGGTGAACAGCATCAGAGTGAGCAGTCCGAGCGCACCCAGGTACGGCCAGCCGGCCAGCAGCGATGCTCCCAGGCGTGGCAGCAGGTTCCGAGGGGTGCCCGTCAGCCCTTGCTGGGCGGCGTAGCCGTCGATCTGCAGGAAGATTCCGAAGAAGTACAGCAGCGCCGGGATGGACGCAGCGATGAGGATCTCCGTGTAGGGGACCCCTACGAAGGAGACCATGAGGAAGGCGGCGGTGCCCATGATCGGCGGGGTGATGGACCCGCCGGAGGAGGCGGTGGCCTCGATGCCTCCAGCCATGCGTGCGCTGAACCCCGCGCGCTTCATCGCCGGGATGGTCATCGGCCCGGTGGTGAGGACGTTCGAGACGGCAGAGCCGCTCATCATACCCATGGCCGCGGAGCTGGCCACCGTCACCTTCGCCGATCCACCGCGGTAGCGACCGAAGAGCGCCATGGAGAGCCCATGGAAGAAGTCAGCGCCGCCGGTGTGCTGCAGCACGACGCCGAACAGCAGGAATCCCACGAGTATGGAGCCTGCCGTCTGCAGCGGCAGTCCCAGGATGCTCTCGGCCCCCATGGCGTGGATCTGCGCGATGGTCGGCAGGTCGTAGGCGATGCCTTGGAGGATGCCGACGGGGATCCCCTCAGCGACCAGCGGGTAGAGGGAGAACGCGAGGGCCAGCACGGCGACGATCCATCCGGCCGCTCGGCGCAGGGCCTCCAGGACGATCCCCCAGAGCACGAAGCTCAGGACGGTGGCCGTCGTCGGGGCCACGAACTCCCACCCGTACTCGTGGATGTCGACGCCGTGATAGGCGAACCACAGGCAGCAGGCGGCGAAGACGCCCAGCACGATGACGTCGTACCAGGGCACGCCCGCCGTGGCCGCCTCCGTTGGCCCGGTCTGCGCCGTGCGTGCTGCACGGGCGGGCCAGAGGATGAAGACGATGGGCAGGAAGCAGGCGATCAGCAGGTAGAGGAACGCGTTGGTCAGGACCGCGAGGCCTCCCACGTTCCAGAAGAACACCTGGTTCATGGTCAGCAGGATTCCGGCCAGGGTCAGCAGGGTCACGACGACGGTCCACGGGGGCGTCAGCCGCGGGTTGCGACGCACGGCGCTGAGCACGCTGCGCGCGTCCAGCGCGCCCGCCTCCCGCTGCGACTCGTCCACGGCACGGCTGTCGAGATTCGTGGTGGTCATGCCTGGCCTCCCTCGTCGATGTCCTGGACCTCCGGGAGGGCCGGCAGGTTCTCGCGCTTCCAGTCCTTCCAGCGGCGGGCGGCATCGTCGTCGCCTGCGTGGCTCTCCCAGAAACCGGGCCACGCGTCGGTGAGCAGGCCCTCGCGGTCCAGCAGCGCCTGGTTGCGCCGCTGGAGATCCTCGGTCCAGCGGCCGATGTCTCGGAAGTATTCGACGGAGCCCTCGTGGAAGGGCACCACGAGCGGGTCCAGGAGCACGTTCTCCGGGCCGAAGCTCTCCGCATCCGGTGTGGCGTCGCGGAAATGCTCGAAGTGCTCGTCGATGCCGCGGACCAGCTCCGAGACCTCCTCGGCGGGGCGGTCCGCCAGGGTCGTGAGCGGGATGGAGTACTCCATGTTGACCGCCGTCTCCCCGTCCTCCATGCCTGCCCCGGTGAACTCCCCGGGCCGAACCATGGGGGCGAGCTCCTCCCAAGTCTCATAGCGGGAGGAGTCGTCTCCACCGAGATCCAGCCATCTCACCTCGTGCTGTGAGGCGAGCTCCTCGATGTTGGAGCCGACGACGTTCTGGTAGAGCGCATCGAGGTGTCCGGTGCGCAGCGCGTCGATCTGTTCGCCGTAGGTGAGATCCACCGGCACCACATCGCTTCCGGTCAGACCGCCGTAGTTCAGGATCGCCTCCAGCTTGCGGTTCATGGAGGTGCTCGCGACCAGTCGCGGGTATCGCACCCCCTCAAGATCACTGACGGTCTCGATCCCGCTGTCGGCAAGGACCAGGACGCCGTAGTTCCCCGGCGGTGACCACACCTGCCGGATCGGCTGGGGTCCCCACTGCTCGGAGGCGAACTCATCGTCCCCCTCAAAGGCGTAGTAGTACTCGTCTCCTGCCCTGGCGTACTGGGCCGTCCCGTTGATGACCGGCGCCAGGCGGCCGATGCCGGTGTCGGAGGTCATCAGGCGCACCTGCACGCCCATGTGGCCGGTGAGCGTGTTCGCCACGGCGGCGAGATCGTTGTACGTGCCGGTGCCGACGCCGTAGGTGGACCAGACCAGCTGGCGCGGAAGGCGGGAAGCCCGGGCGGGCGGAGGAGCGCATCCGCTCAGAGCGGTCAGGACGGCCATGCCGGAGGCGGCGGTGGCGGCGGACATGAAGCTGCGGCGGGTCAAGCTCGTCGGCATGTGACCTCCTGAAGATGGCGTGTGCTGGCGGGTGACCGACGCGAGGTCGCTGGGGAACGGCGCCAGGAAAGAAGGGGCGGGCGGGGTGGAGCCGGACTCGACGAGCCGCGAGGCTCATCGGCGGTGCGTCCCTCCATTCATACCTGCACTGTGTGATCTCCGACACTCTCGAGGCTCTTTATTCCTCTATTCGCATGAGTCGGGATCGATGCGCGCAACGCGTCGAGGAAACCGCGCCAGATCAACGCCCAGCGGGCTCCCGACTGCAGCCGGGGCCCCGGCAGAGCGGTATCGGGCGCCCAGACGCCGCGCACGCACGTTGCCAAACGGACGCCGGGCTGGTTACGTGTTCCGAGTCACGGCGTAGTGGGAAGGAGCCCCATGTTCAACCTCGCACTGGCGGCCTCCCACGCCGCCACGATCCATCCGAGCCGGACCGCCGTCGTGACGCCGGACGGTTCACTGACGTTCGCCGAGCTCGACGCGCAGATCAGCCGTGCGGCTCGTGGGCTCCAGTCCGCCGGCATGCGACCAGGCGACACGGTGGCTCTGCACCTGCCCACCTCGGCGGCGTTTGTCATCTGCTTCTACGCCGCACTGCGGGCCGGCCTGATCGCGGCCCCCGTGGCCCCCTACGCGGCACCCCGAGAGCTGCGGCATGCCCTGGAGATCTCCGCGTCCCAAGCACTGATCACCGCCTCCGCGGACCCGCCCGAGGGCTGCGACGGCGTTCCCGTCATGGACTGCGAAACGCTGGTGGCACGAGGAGCAGACGGACGCTCGGATCCGTTCGTCGCCCGCTCCCCCGAGGACGTGGCTGCAGTGATCTTCACCTCCGGGACGACCGGAGCCGCCAAGGCGGCGAAGCTGACGCATTGGAACCTATGGATGAGCTGCACGGCACTGTCGGCACGCACCTCACCCACCTCGGAGGACGTCGTGCTCGCGTGCCTTCCGCTGCACCACGTGTTCGGCATGTCCGGCCTGATGAACGCGTCGTTGGCCTGGGGCATGACCCTGGTGCTGAGGCCGCGGTTCGACGCGGCAGAGGCCCTGGATCTCATCGCGAAGCACCGGGTCACCCGGTTCTCCGGGGTTCCCACGATGTTCATGGACATGATCAGGGAGGGCGCCCAGGGGCGGGACCTCTCCAGCCTGCGCCATGTGACCTCCGGCGGCGCGGCCCTGCCGCCCGGGGTGCTTGAGGACTTCGAGGAGATGATCCCCAGCGCGACTCTGCTGGAAGGCTATGGCGCCTCCGAGACGACGTCGTCGATCTGCGTGAACTCCAGCCGGGAACGCCGCCGTCTCGGCTCCGTGGGGACGCCCTCCTGGGGGACCCGAGTCCGAGTCGTCGCCGAGGACGGCGCTCTGCTGCCGGCGGGAC
It contains:
- a CDS encoding LysR substrate-binding domain-containing protein, whose protein sequence is MEVHQARAFLTVAEELHFGRAASRLKMAQPPLSRLIKQLERSLGTELFERSTRHVALSSAGRALLEPARRLVEASEEAEQAVRNALTGETGRVRVGFAGASINRKVGELARQVRAARPGLMLELYSSQFSHLGLERVLDGSLDLVIGRWDFLPAEVDSAVIALEEVMVVLPASHPLASQSAVDMKDLSDEPWITLPGGVGAALQNRLNSLAMAAGFVPRVVQTAPDSWTQVVLVGAQMGCGISLDSVRDNVSSDGVAFSSITSEDRPLEVRMIWRHADDNPALRAVIEIAEAMFPDPRTEESPSTQP
- a CDS encoding 3-hydroxyacyl-CoA dehydrogenase family protein translates to MRAQTEESTTEESTTPADAAGIETVTVVGAGTMGSQIAAVAALAGFRTHLVDIAQEQLDAAAEQLRRRFDRDVEKGRRSRAQVSAAWERLGTTTDRDAAAAASDIVIEAAVEDLTIKRRIFSELDAVCDPGTILATNSSNIVSSRVADAVEHPERVCNLHFFNPALVMECVELVPHPQTSPETMERAAAFTRALGKTLVTLRKEIPGFVANRLLNAIRQEALSLLDQGVADFEDIDAAARTALRHPMGPFELMDLVGVDVVHMIRQAEYEQTGDPESLPHPMITDLYEAGRYGRKSGRGWYSYP
- a CDS encoding enoyl-CoA hydratase/isomerase family protein, which gives rise to MDHQSRHDEHRRAGALTLSIDGGIGTITVDRPEVRNALDSDVLAQLADALEELRWDDSVRTIIFTGAGDKAFVAGADIRELARRVPEDGLRAAMQRLYDAVESVEKPTIAAVNGYAFGGGLELALACDIRVASTAARFALPETGLGIIPAAGGTQRLARLIGAGRATEMILTGRRLDADQALQAGLVTGVVAPEALLDEARSVAEQIMARGPLAVQLATTIIRHGLDADAATGMLLERLAQSVLYSTGERAEGTSAFQEKRRPDYTTHHVVQPARPAPQGREDRGGDQT
- a CDS encoding TRAP transporter permease; its protein translation is MTTTNLDSRAVDESQREAGALDARSVLSAVRRNPRLTPPWTVVVTLLTLAGILLTMNQVFFWNVGGLAVLTNAFLYLLIACFLPIVFILWPARAARTAQTGPTEAATAGVPWYDVIVLGVFAACCLWFAYHGVDIHEYGWEFVAPTTATVLSFVLWGIVLEALRRAAGWIVAVLALAFSLYPLVAEGIPVGILQGIAYDLPTIAQIHAMGAESILGLPLQTAGSILVGFLLFGVVLQHTGGADFFHGLSMALFGRYRGGSAKVTVASSAAMGMMSGSAVSNVLTTGPMTIPAMKRAGFSARMAGGIEATASSGGSITPPIMGTAAFLMVSFVGVPYTEILIAASIPALLYFFGIFLQIDGYAAQQGLTGTPRNLLPRLGASLLAGWPYLGALGLLTLMLFTSGSESQVPYWVVGVLLIIALIKPGLNFGPREWLAMVLDVGKTLAQIIAIIAGVGLFLGGLSATGVALSLSRDLVAVVGDNLLLILIASAVVCFILGMGLTISAAYVFLAIVMVPAVTALGVDPIAAHLFVIYWASVSYITPPVGLAAFAAAGIARSSPMATCISAMKLGAVKYVVPFGFVLNPALVAQAGFVDVALALLASLVAVYAIACAIGGWLVGVERRISLPVRLLLGAGGFMLFLSDSALALPGLAVVVGVVAVAHLRRGQDQLTPSADQNPEDDTPRHGGPETFTEGAR
- a CDS encoding TAXI family TRAP transporter solute-binding subunit; protein product: MPTSLTRRSFMSAATAASGMAVLTALSGCAPPPARASRLPRQLVWSTYGVGTGTYNDLAAVANTLTGHMGVQVRLMTSDTGIGRLAPVINGTAQYARAGDEYYYAFEGDDEFASEQWGPQPIRQVWSPPGNYGVLVLADSGIETVSDLEGVRYPRLVASTSMNRKLEAILNYGGLTGSDVVPVDLTYGEQIDALRTGHLDALYQNVVGSNIEELASQHEVRWLDLGGDDSSRYETWEELAPMVRPGEFTGAGMEDGETAVNMEYSIPLTTLADRPAEEVSELVRGIDEHFEHFRDATPDAESFGPENVLLDPLVVPFHEGSVEYFRDIGRWTEDLQRRNQALLDREGLLTDAWPGFWESHAGDDDAARRWKDWKRENLPALPEVQDIDEGGQA
- a CDS encoding class I adenylate-forming enzyme family protein, whose product is MFNLALAASHAATIHPSRTAVVTPDGSLTFAELDAQISRAARGLQSAGMRPGDTVALHLPTSAAFVICFYAALRAGLIAAPVAPYAAPRELRHALEISASQALITASADPPEGCDGVPVMDCETLVARGADGRSDPFVARSPEDVAAVIFTSGTTGAAKAAKLTHWNLWMSCTALSARTSPTSEDVVLACLPLHHVFGMSGLMNASLAWGMTLVLRPRFDAAEALDLIAKHRVTRFSGVPTMFMDMIREGAQGRDLSSLRHVTSGGAALPPGVLEDFEEMIPSATLLEGYGASETTSSICVNSSRERRRLGSVGTPSWGTRVRVVAEDGALLPAGPEHIGELQVSGPTVFAGYADDPEATAAAFDGEWLRTGDVAWIDADQYVHLVDRRSSLIIRGGLNVYPAEVEQVLSQHTAVQEAVVLGQPHERLGEEIAALIVPGRPLGELTGEHRAQLVEHLDHHAREHLAAYKRPRLIRFVDSLPRTPSGKILRPAARDLLAEQLSDVD